The Strigops habroptila isolate Jane chromosome 13, bStrHab1.2.pri, whole genome shotgun sequence genome contains a region encoding:
- the VAPB gene encoding vesicle-associated membrane protein-associated protein B/C: MAKAEQVLSLEPQHELKFKGPFTDVVTTNLKLGNPTDRNVCFKVKTTAPRRYCVRPNSGIIDAGTSINVSVMLQPFDYDPNEKSKHKFMVQSMFAPADTSDMEAVWKEAKPEELMDSKLRCVFELPTENDKPHDIEINKIVSTTATKTDSSVMSKSISSSLDDTEVKKVMEDYKRLQVEVQRLREENKQFKEEDGLRMRKAPQTNNPISASAAAVKDEGFSSRLLALVVLFFVFGVIIGKIAL, from the exons GTCCTTTCACAGATGTTGTCACTACAAACCTGAAACTCGGCAATCCTACAGACAGAAATGTGTGCTTCAAAGTTAAGACCACGGCACCGCGTAGATACTGTGTAAGGCCTAACAGTGGAATTATTGATGCAGGAACATCAATCAATGTTTCTG TGATGCTACAGCCTTTTGACTATGACCCTAACGAGAAAAGTAAACACAAGTTTATGGTTCAGTCTATGTTTGCTCCAGCTGATACTTCAGACATGGAAGCAGTA tggaaagaagcaaaaccGGAAGAACTCATGGATTCGAAACTTAGGTGTGTGTTTGAGCTACCAACGGAAAACGACAAGCCT CATgacatagaaataaataaaattgtatcCACAACTGCAACAAAGACAGATTCCTCTGTAATGTCTAAATCAATAAGTTCTTCTTTGGATGACACTGAAGTTAAGAAAGTAATGGAAGACTATAAGAGGCTTCAAGTAGAAGTTCAGAGGTTACGGGAGGAGAATAAACAGTTTAAG GAAGAAGATGGACTGCGGATGAGGAAGGCACCTCAGACAAACAACCCAAtatctgcttctgcagctgctgtcaAGGACGAAGGGTTCAGCTCCAGACTACTTGCtttggtggttttgttctttgtctttGGTGTAATTATAGGAAAAATAGCCTTGTAG